The Pantoea vagans genome includes a window with the following:
- a CDS encoding MFS transporter, with protein sequence MSPTLSQDGLPVPQRYGAIITIALGIMMAVLDGAIANVALPTIARELNASPAESIWIVNAYQIAIVISLLSLSFLGDMLGYRRVYQVGLALFIATSLFCALSSSLNMLTVARILQGFGGAALMSVNTALIRIIYPQRFLGRGMAINSLIVAVSSAAGPTVAAAILSIASWKWLFLINIPIGVLALWLALRFLPDNTQKATQQKFDVPSAIMNALFFGLLISALSGFAQGQNRGLILGEVVALVVVGVVFIRRQLSMTVPLLPVDLLRIPIFAMSMCTSVCSFCAQMLAMVSLPFFMQNVLGRDEVATGLLLTPWPLATSVMAPIAGRLIGRVHAGLLGGLGLAIFASGLFLLALLPSQPTDADIIWRMILCGAGFGLFQSPNNHTIVSSAPRNRSGGASGMLGTARLVGQSMGAALVALMLNLFNDGGTHASLVLAGIFASVAAVVSMARMSQSRAVTDA encoded by the coding sequence ATGTCCCCTACACTTTCTCAGGATGGATTGCCCGTTCCGCAGCGCTATGGTGCCATTATCACTATTGCGTTGGGCATCATGATGGCCGTGTTAGACGGCGCTATCGCCAATGTGGCGCTGCCCACCATTGCACGTGAGCTGAATGCCAGCCCCGCGGAATCAATCTGGATTGTTAACGCCTACCAAATCGCCATTGTGATTTCACTGCTGTCACTCTCTTTCCTGGGTGACATGCTGGGTTACCGACGTGTTTATCAGGTGGGTCTGGCACTGTTTATCGCGACCTCCTTGTTTTGCGCCCTCTCCTCTTCACTAAATATGCTGACCGTGGCGCGCATCCTGCAGGGGTTTGGCGGTGCTGCGTTGATGAGCGTGAATACGGCGCTGATTCGCATCATCTATCCGCAGCGTTTCCTTGGACGCGGCATGGCGATTAACTCGCTGATCGTGGCGGTATCGAGTGCCGCCGGGCCGACCGTTGCCGCAGCAATCCTTTCTATCGCCAGCTGGAAGTGGCTTTTCCTGATTAACATTCCGATTGGTGTTCTGGCGCTGTGGCTGGCGTTGCGCTTCCTGCCGGATAACACGCAGAAAGCCACCCAACAGAAATTTGATGTGCCAAGTGCAATCATGAACGCCCTGTTCTTCGGCTTGTTGATCTCAGCATTAAGTGGCTTTGCACAAGGCCAGAATCGCGGATTAATTCTGGGCGAGGTGGTGGCACTGGTGGTGGTTGGCGTGGTGTTTATTCGCCGTCAGCTCTCCATGACCGTGCCGTTACTGCCCGTGGACCTGCTGCGCATCCCGATTTTTGCCATGTCGATGTGCACGTCGGTTTGCTCCTTCTGTGCGCAGATGCTGGCGATGGTGTCTCTGCCCTTTTTCATGCAGAACGTGTTGGGCCGTGATGAAGTGGCGACAGGGCTGTTACTCACGCCATGGCCGCTGGCAACCAGCGTGATGGCACCGATTGCAGGCCGACTGATTGGACGCGTCCATGCGGGGTTACTCGGCGGATTAGGGCTGGCGATCTTTGCGTCCGGTTTATTCCTGCTGGCGCTCTTACCGTCACAGCCAACGGATGCGGATATTATCTGGCGCATGATTTTATGCGGTGCCGGTTTTGGCTTATTCCAGTCTCCCAATAACCACACCATTGTCTCTTCCGCGCCGCGTAACCGAAGCGGTGGAGCCAGCGGTATGCTCGGTACTGCACGCTTAGTGGGTCAAAGCATGGGGGCAGCCCTGGTCGCCTTGATGCTGAACCTCTTCAATGATGGCGGCACCCACGCGTCGTTAGTGTTGGCAGGCATCTTTGCCAGCGTTGCTGCTGTGGTCAGCATGGCGCGCATGTCACAATCGCGTGCCGTGACAGACGCTTAA
- the kdgR gene encoding DNA-binding transcriptional regulator KdgR, whose translation MASSDNDKQPDSVSSVMKVFGILQALGEDRDHGITELSQRVMMSKSTVYRFLQTMKSLGYVAQEGESEKYSLTLKLFELGAKALQNVDLIRSADVEMRELSRLTKETIHLGALEEDSIVYIHKIDSLYNLRMYSRIGRRNPLHTTAIGKVLLAWRDRNEVQEILSEVEFRRSTANTIVSADALLDVLDQVKVQGFGEDNEEQEEGLRCIAVPVFDRFGVVIAGLSISFPTIRFSEEGKAEYVAMLHRAARNISDQMGYHQYPF comes from the coding sequence ATGGCGAGCAGCGATAACGATAAACAGCCAGATTCCGTTTCATCCGTGATGAAAGTATTCGGCATACTGCAGGCGCTCGGAGAAGATCGCGACCACGGCATCACCGAGTTGTCGCAGCGTGTGATGATGTCGAAAAGCACGGTATATCGCTTTCTGCAAACCATGAAATCGCTGGGTTATGTGGCGCAGGAAGGCGAAAGCGAAAAATACTCGCTGACGCTCAAACTGTTCGAGCTGGGGGCGAAAGCCCTGCAAAACGTGGATTTGATTCGCAGTGCAGATGTGGAGATGCGTGAGTTATCGCGCCTGACCAAAGAAACCATCCACCTCGGTGCGCTGGAAGAAGACAGCATTGTCTACATCCACAAAATCGATTCACTGTATAACCTGCGCATGTATTCGCGCATTGGTCGGCGAAATCCATTGCACACTACCGCGATTGGTAAAGTGCTGCTGGCCTGGCGCGATCGCAATGAAGTGCAAGAGATTCTGAGTGAAGTGGAGTTTCGCCGCAGTACCGCCAATACCATCGTCTCGGCGGATGCTCTGCTGGATGTGCTGGATCAAGTCAAAGTACAGGGCTTCGGTGAGGATAACGAGGAGCAGGAAGAGGGTTTACGCTGCATCGCGGTGCCGGTCTTCGATCGCTTTGGTGTGGTGATTGCTGGGCTGAGTATCTCGTTCCCGACAATTCGTTTCTCGGAAGAGGGTAAAGCGGAGTATGTCGCGATGCTGCACCGTGCGGCACGTAATATTTCCGATCAAATGGGCTATCACCAGTATCCTTTCTGA
- a CDS encoding YobH family protein, whose translation MKLFIRAIIVVGVIWLAMLFTGYGVLTGSNKNAAGLGLQCSYLTARGVITAQYLHTDSGIVGVTDCPLLKKSGEVVDN comes from the coding sequence ATGAAACTTTTCATTCGAGCGATTATCGTGGTGGGCGTGATTTGGCTGGCCATGTTGTTTACCGGTTATGGCGTACTAACAGGCAGCAATAAAAATGCGGCCGGTCTGGGTTTGCAGTGTAGCTATCTGACAGCGCGAGGTGTGATCACCGCGCAATACTTGCATACGGACAGTGGCATTGTGGGTGTTACAGATTGCCCATTGCTGAAGAAAAGCGGTGAAGTGGTAGACAATTAA
- a CDS encoding YebO family protein — protein MNELAANTSPLLSYGVLAIIIVVAFIAWFFVNRASVRASEQIRLLEALLEEQRKQNALLRRLADAQPATAKQQEEEDAIEQRDFIRMIPER, from the coding sequence ATGAACGAGTTAGCCGCAAATACCAGTCCGCTGTTGAGCTATGGCGTACTGGCCATCATTATTGTTGTGGCCTTTATCGCCTGGTTCTTCGTCAACCGGGCCAGCGTACGTGCCAGTGAACAGATCCGTTTACTGGAAGCGCTGTTAGAAGAGCAGAGAAAACAAAATGCGCTGCTGCGCCGCCTCGCGGATGCTCAGCCAGCCACAGCAAAACAGCAGGAAGAGGAAGATGCCATAGAGCAGCGCGACTTCATCCGCATGATTCCAGAACGTTAA
- a CDS encoding MBL fold metallo-hydrolase: MAWQNPWYDASLAHHTPEGFRNPEEELRQPGDLQRWRRERKADNLPRPPQAGYPAFIDRWCQTTDLSGDDDRIWWLGHAALLLRLNQRYILIDPALSSRASPLPFAGPQRKTPAPLSIAQLPHLDFVLISHNHYDHLDRPTIKRIARHFPAAQFLVPLGMGEWCRKRGVRNISEFDWWQSRDVAGLTFTAVPARHWSMRTFWDRNRSLWCGWVMHNQNLNFWFSGDSGYSDNLLEIGKRLGPFNLAALPIGAYAPKWFMRGQHMDPDQAVALWQAIGRPLTLPIHWGVFELADDPLDEPPVVLAQAMDAAGEDKRRFAPWRIGESRTLQNIDSD, translated from the coding sequence ATGGCCTGGCAAAACCCCTGGTATGACGCATCGCTGGCACATCACACGCCAGAAGGCTTCCGCAACCCGGAAGAGGAGTTGCGCCAACCAGGGGATTTGCAACGCTGGCGACGCGAGCGAAAGGCCGACAACCTGCCACGCCCGCCGCAAGCCGGATATCCCGCCTTTATTGATCGCTGGTGCCAGACCACAGATTTAAGTGGCGATGATGACCGCATCTGGTGGCTGGGCCATGCAGCATTGCTGCTGCGCCTCAATCAACGTTACATCCTGATTGACCCGGCACTCTCATCACGCGCGTCACCCCTGCCGTTTGCTGGACCGCAGCGTAAAACCCCAGCGCCACTCAGTATCGCGCAGTTGCCGCATCTCGATTTCGTCCTGATTTCGCATAATCACTATGATCATTTGGATCGCCCGACCATCAAACGTATTGCACGTCATTTTCCTGCTGCACAATTTTTGGTGCCACTGGGCATGGGGGAATGGTGTCGCAAACGTGGGGTGCGCAATATCAGCGAATTTGATTGGTGGCAGTCCAGGGACGTTGCAGGACTAACATTTACCGCAGTGCCGGCCCGGCACTGGAGTATGCGCACCTTCTGGGACCGTAACCGATCTCTCTGGTGTGGTTGGGTGATGCATAACCAGAATCTGAATTTTTGGTTTTCGGGTGACAGTGGTTACAGCGATAATTTGCTGGAAATTGGTAAGCGTTTGGGCCCATTCAATCTTGCGGCATTGCCGATTGGCGCCTATGCACCAAAATGGTTCATGCGGGGACAGCATATGGATCCCGATCAGGCGGTAGCATTGTGGCAAGCTATTGGCCGCCCCCTCACGCTGCCTATTCACTGGGGCGTGTTTGAACTGGCAGATGATCCGTTAGATGAACCCCCAGTGGTGCTGGCACAGGCAATGGATGCTGCAGGCGAAGATAAAAGGCGCTTCGCGCCCTGGAGAATAGGTGAGAGCCGCACTCTGCAAAATATCGATTCGGATTAA
- a CDS encoding DUF2627 domain-containing protein, with protein MYGIFSKEVTSKDVDVEYCFLAEP; from the coding sequence ATGTATGGCATCTTCAGTAAAGAAGTTACGAGTAAAGACGTTGACGTTGAATACTGCTTCCTTGCCGAACCTTAA
- the cspE gene encoding transcription antiterminator/RNA stability regulator CspE: protein MAKIKGQVKWFNESKGFGFITPADGSKDVFVHFSAIQGNGFKTLAEGQAVEFEIQDGQKGPAAVNVTAI from the coding sequence ATGGCAAAGATTAAAGGTCAGGTTAAGTGGTTCAACGAGTCTAAAGGTTTTGGTTTCATTACTCCTGCTGACGGCAGCAAAGATGTGTTCGTACACTTCTCTGCAATCCAGGGTAACGGCTTCAAAACTCTGGCTGAAGGCCAGGCTGTTGAGTTCGAAATTCAGGACGGCCAGAAAGGTCCAGCAGCAGTAAACGTTACTGCTATCTGA
- the rlmA gene encoding 23S rRNA (guanine(745)-N(1))-methyltransferase has translation MSLICPLCHQSLQQQANSFRCDAGHQFDQAKEGYVNLLPVQHKGSREPGDSAEMLLARRAFLDAGHYQPLRDAVAQTLAQHLSGQTTQLLDIGCGEGYYTAAMAEALPQAQLFGLDVAKAAIRMAARRYRQVKFCVASSQRLPFADASLDGIVRIYAPCNEAELSRVVKAGGYLLTVTPGPHHLQQFKALIYREVQLHAAEEKSYEGFTRVDQHNLRYEMTLSGAEAVSLLQMTPFAWRAREAVWQELAAADNFNCDADFILTLWQRV, from the coding sequence ATGTCTTTGATTTGCCCCCTTTGCCATCAATCCTTGCAGCAGCAGGCGAACAGTTTTCGCTGTGATGCTGGCCATCAATTCGATCAGGCGAAAGAAGGGTATGTCAATCTGCTGCCGGTTCAGCATAAAGGCTCGCGTGAACCGGGTGATAGCGCCGAAATGCTGTTGGCGCGTCGGGCGTTTCTTGATGCAGGACACTATCAGCCGTTACGCGATGCCGTCGCGCAGACTCTGGCGCAACATCTGAGCGGGCAAACGACACAGCTACTGGATATTGGCTGTGGCGAAGGCTATTACACTGCCGCTATGGCCGAGGCATTGCCACAAGCGCAGCTATTTGGGCTGGATGTGGCCAAAGCCGCGATTCGCATGGCCGCCAGGCGTTATCGTCAGGTGAAGTTCTGTGTGGCCTCCAGCCAGCGCTTACCCTTTGCAGATGCATCACTAGACGGCATCGTGCGCATTTATGCCCCATGCAACGAAGCGGAGTTGAGTCGTGTGGTGAAAGCGGGAGGGTACTTGCTCACTGTCACACCGGGACCGCATCACTTGCAGCAGTTTAAAGCGCTGATCTACAGAGAAGTACAATTGCACGCTGCGGAAGAGAAGTCCTATGAGGGCTTTACTCGGGTTGACCAACACAACCTGCGATATGAAATGACTTTAAGCGGTGCCGAGGCGGTGAGCTTGCTGCAGATGACGCCGTTTGCGTGGCGTGCGCGCGAAGCGGTATGGCAAGAACTGGCGGCAGCTGACAACTTCAACTGCGACGCCGATTTTATTCTGACACTCTGGCAGCGCGTTTAA
- a CDS encoding DUF986 family protein yields the protein MSLTDALIALLIFAFALFAIYDDAILPRRHGPTKLRVALRRRHKIDSGIFIVLLLILLWNNVSNHGPQLTTTLLMVLCFMAIWLFWLRTPKLLMKNEGLFFGSVWIDYRRIQSMNLSEDGILVMQLEQRRLLIAVKQLDDLERIYNTLVEAR from the coding sequence ATGTCACTGACTGACGCGCTGATCGCCCTGCTTATCTTCGCTTTCGCTCTGTTTGCCATCTATGATGATGCGATTCTACCGCGTCGTCATGGCCCCACTAAATTGCGTGTCGCGCTGCGCCGCCGCCATAAGATCGACAGTGGGATCTTTATCGTTTTACTGTTGATTCTTCTCTGGAATAACGTTAGCAATCACGGACCACAACTCACAACTACGCTGCTGATGGTGCTGTGTTTCATGGCCATCTGGCTGTTCTGGCTGCGCACGCCAAAACTGTTGATGAAAAATGAAGGGTTATTTTTCGGCAGCGTGTGGATCGATTATCGCCGTATTCAGAGTATGAACTTGTCTGAAGACGGCATTTTGGTGATGCAACTGGAGCAGCGTCGTTTACTGATTGCTGTGAAACAGCTCGACGACCTGGAGCGCATTTACAATACGCTGGTTGAAGCGCGTTAA
- a CDS encoding PTS mannose transporter subunit IID yields MVDTTNTEKKLTPSDVRGVFIRSNLFQGSWNFERMQALGFCFSMVPVIRRLYPENNDDRKQAIKRHLEFFNTHPYVAAPVLGVTMAMEEQRANGAAIDDAAINGIKVGLMGPLAGVGDPIFWGTVRPVFAALGAGIAMSGSLLGPLLFFILFNAVRMLTRYYGVAYGYRKGVDIVSDMGGGFLQKLTEGASILGLFVMGALVNKWTHVNVPLVVSRITDHTGKTTVTTVQSILDQLMPGLIPLLLTFGCMWLLRRKVNALWIIVGFFALGIFGYWIGLLGL; encoded by the coding sequence ATGGTTGATACAACTAACACTGAAAAGAAACTCACCCCGAGCGACGTCCGTGGTGTGTTCATCCGCTCTAACCTGTTTCAGGGTTCCTGGAACTTTGAACGTATGCAGGCGCTGGGTTTCTGCTTCTCAATGGTACCGGTGATCCGTCGCCTTTACCCTGAGAACAATGATGACCGTAAACAGGCAATCAAACGTCACCTGGAGTTCTTCAATACCCACCCTTACGTGGCGGCACCGGTATTGGGTGTCACCATGGCGATGGAAGAACAGCGTGCTAACGGTGCCGCTATTGATGATGCCGCGATTAACGGTATCAAAGTCGGTCTGATGGGGCCGCTGGCAGGTGTGGGTGACCCGATCTTCTGGGGTACCGTGCGTCCGGTATTCGCCGCGCTGGGTGCCGGTATCGCGATGAGCGGAAGCCTGTTGGGTCCGCTGCTGTTCTTCATTCTGTTTAACGCTGTGCGTATGCTGACGCGTTACTACGGTGTGGCTTATGGCTATCGTAAAGGTGTAGATATCGTTAGCGATATGGGCGGCGGTTTCCTGCAGAAACTTACGGAGGGGGCGTCGATTCTCGGCCTGTTTGTTATGGGGGCCTTGGTCAACAAGTGGACACATGTGAACGTGCCGCTTGTGGTGTCGCGCATTACCGATCACACCGGCAAAACCACCGTCACTACCGTACAGTCGATTCTCGATCAGTTGATGCCGGGGTTAATTCCGCTGTTGCTGACCTTCGGCTGCATGTGGTTACTGCGCCGCAAAGTTAACGCACTGTGGATTATCGTCGGCTTCTTTGCCTTGGGTATCTTCGGTTACTGGATCGGCTTGCTCGGTCTGTAA
- a CDS encoding PTS mannose/fructose/sorbose transporter subunit IIC: MEITTLQIILIFIVACIAGMGSILDEFQFHRPLVACTLIGAVLGDMKTGIIIGGTLEMIALGWMNIGAAVAPDAALASIISTILVIAGGQSVGAGIALAIPLAAAGQVLTIIVRTITVAFQHAADKAAEKGNLSAISWIHVSALVLQAMRIAIPALIVAISVGTSVVQELLNSIPEVVTNGLNIAGGMIVVVGYAMVINMMRAGYLMPFFYLGFVTAAFTNFNLVALGVIGVVMAILYIQLAPKYNRTAGAAAAGPAHNDLDNELD, translated from the coding sequence ATGGAAATAACCACGCTACAAATCATCCTGATATTTATTGTGGCTTGTATTGCCGGGATGGGTTCAATTCTTGATGAGTTCCAGTTCCACCGTCCACTGGTGGCTTGTACCCTGATTGGTGCAGTCCTGGGTGACATGAAAACCGGTATCATCATCGGTGGTACCCTTGAAATGATCGCACTGGGCTGGATGAACATCGGGGCAGCGGTTGCACCCGATGCGGCTCTGGCGTCCATCATCTCTACCATTCTGGTTATTGCCGGTGGACAGAGCGTCGGTGCCGGTATTGCCCTGGCCATCCCACTGGCGGCTGCCGGTCAGGTTCTGACCATTATCGTACGTACCATTACCGTCGCCTTCCAACACGCTGCCGATAAGGCCGCGGAGAAAGGTAACCTGAGCGCCATCAGCTGGATCCACGTTTCAGCCCTGGTGTTGCAGGCAATGCGTATCGCCATCCCTGCGTTGATTGTCGCGATTTCAGTCGGCACCAGCGTGGTACAGGAACTGCTGAACTCTATTCCTGAAGTGGTCACCAATGGTCTGAATATCGCCGGTGGTATGATCGTCGTCGTCGGTTATGCGATGGTCATCAACATGATGCGTGCAGGCTACCTGATGCCGTTCTTCTATCTGGGTTTTGTTACCGCGGCCTTCACCAACTTCAACCTGGTTGCACTGGGCGTGATTGGCGTGGTTATGGCGATTCTCTATATCCAGCTGGCGCCAAAATATAATCGCACAGCGGGCGCTGCTGCGGCCGGTCCTGCGCACAACGACCTCGACAACGAACTCGACTAG
- the manX gene encoding PTS mannose transporter subunit IIAB gives MTIAIVIGTHGWAAEQLLKTAEMLLGEQENVGWIDFVPGENAETLIEKYQARLADLDTSKGVLFLVDTWGGSPFNAASRIVVDKPGYDVIAGVNIPMLVETLMGRDDNPSLEELIHIAVEAGREGVKALKTETPAQAAPAPVAAKAPAQPQKPLGPDEHMKIGLARIDDRLIHGQVATRWTKETNVTRIIVVSDEVANDTVRKTLLTQVAPPGVTAHVVDIDKMIRVWNNPKYGRDRVMLLFTNPTDVERIVEQGVDIKSVNIGGMAFKQGKTQVNNAVSVDEKDIVAFRKLNERGIELEVRKVSNDPRLKMMDLIAKVNQ, from the coding sequence GTGACCATTGCTATTGTAATTGGTACACATGGCTGGGCGGCAGAACAGCTGCTTAAAACAGCAGAAATGTTGTTGGGTGAGCAGGAAAATGTCGGATGGATTGATTTCGTGCCCGGCGAAAATGCAGAAACGCTAATTGAAAAGTATCAGGCGCGACTGGCCGATCTCGATACGTCCAAGGGCGTGCTGTTCCTGGTCGATACCTGGGGTGGCAGTCCTTTCAACGCGGCCAGCCGCATTGTGGTGGACAAGCCGGGTTACGATGTCATCGCCGGGGTGAACATCCCGATGCTGGTTGAAACCCTGATGGGCCGTGATGACAACCCGTCACTGGAGGAACTGATTCACATTGCGGTGGAAGCCGGTCGGGAAGGCGTAAAAGCCTTGAAGACCGAAACCCCTGCCCAAGCCGCACCAGCCCCTGTCGCGGCAAAAGCCCCTGCCCAACCGCAAAAACCACTCGGCCCAGATGAACATATGAAGATCGGGCTTGCCCGTATCGATGACCGTCTGATTCACGGCCAGGTGGCTACTCGCTGGACCAAAGAGACCAACGTCACACGCATCATTGTCGTCAGCGATGAAGTCGCCAACGACACCGTGCGTAAGACATTGCTGACCCAAGTGGCACCGCCGGGCGTCACTGCGCACGTTGTGGACATCGATAAGATGATTCGCGTGTGGAATAACCCGAAATATGGCCGCGATCGCGTGATGCTGCTGTTCACCAATCCTACCGATGTGGAACGGATCGTTGAACAAGGCGTTGATATCAAGTCGGTCAATATTGGTGGTATGGCATTCAAGCAGGGTAAAACCCAGGTCAACAATGCGGTTTCCGTCGATGAGAAAGATATCGTTGCCTTCCGCAAGCTGAATGAACGTGGCATCGAACTGGAAGTGCGTAAAGTCTCGAACGACCCGAGGCTGAAAATGATGGACCTGATCGCGAAGGTCAATCAGTAG